In Arthrobacter ramosus, one DNA window encodes the following:
- a CDS encoding EamA family transporter — protein MNIRHSALAVLVAVLWGLNFVAIDFGLHPGNGSGGAADVPPLLFVAIRFVLVVFPCIFFVRKPDVSWKAIIGVGLFMSAGQFGLLYLGMALGMPAGLASLVLQAQVLLTVLLAARFLGERPSKRQLTGVVLGVTGLALVAVGRSLVAPVVPLMIVLAAALSWAAGNIIARKAKAASGLGLVVWSGAVVPLPLLALSLIVDGPAAVVGTLTNLQPATILSALYTAIFASLVGYGIWNRLLSLYPSSAVVPFTLLVPVVGMTAAWLLISEVPTTAELAGGLLLLGGVATAVLQRRAKPGNVAAPEVRQRLGAGLR, from the coding sequence GTGAATATCCGACACTCAGCACTCGCCGTCCTTGTCGCCGTCCTCTGGGGCCTGAATTTCGTCGCGATCGACTTTGGCCTCCATCCCGGTAACGGGAGCGGTGGCGCGGCGGATGTGCCGCCGCTGCTGTTCGTGGCCATCCGCTTCGTCCTGGTGGTGTTCCCCTGCATCTTCTTCGTCCGCAAACCGGACGTCAGCTGGAAGGCGATCATCGGCGTCGGGCTGTTCATGAGCGCCGGGCAGTTCGGCCTCCTCTACCTGGGCATGGCCCTTGGCATGCCGGCCGGGCTCGCCTCCCTCGTGCTGCAGGCACAAGTGCTCCTGACGGTGCTGTTGGCGGCCCGGTTCCTCGGGGAGCGGCCGAGCAAGCGCCAACTGACTGGGGTGGTGCTCGGCGTCACCGGACTTGCTTTGGTGGCGGTGGGTCGAAGCTTGGTGGCCCCGGTGGTGCCGCTCATGATTGTGCTCGCGGCGGCGTTGTCCTGGGCTGCGGGAAACATCATCGCACGCAAGGCGAAGGCGGCCTCAGGACTGGGGCTGGTGGTCTGGTCCGGGGCCGTGGTCCCGTTGCCGCTCCTGGCCTTGTCGCTGATCGTGGACGGCCCGGCCGCCGTCGTCGGGACCCTCACCAACCTTCAGCCTGCGACCATCCTGAGCGCCCTCTACACTGCCATTTTCGCCTCGCTGGTGGGCTACGGCATCTGGAACCGGCTGCTTAGCCTCTACCCGAGCTCGGCCGTGGTGCCTTTCACGTTGTTGGTCCCGGTGGTGGGAATGACCGCCGCGTGGCTGCTCATCTCAGAGGTCCCGACGACGGCGGAACTTGCCGGCGGCCTCCTCCTGCTGGGCGGCGTGGCGACTGCCGTGCTGCAGCGGCGCGCCAAGCCTGGGAATGTGGCGGCGCCCGAAGTACGTCAGCGCTTGGGGGCGGGCTTGCGCTGA
- a CDS encoding SixA phosphatase family protein, producing the protein MSEHHIKRLVIMRHAKSDWPLGVPDHERPLAERGHREAPLAGKWLLKHHVIPDFILCSSALRTRQTCTWVCSELGDKAPTPKLEDDLYAASAQRMLTVINHVPETVTTLMIFSHMPGVQDLAMHLASRDSDHDAYMDAATRYPTSAMTVMELEKPWAELDGQDARLTHFAVPRPKK; encoded by the coding sequence ATGAGCGAGCATCACATTAAGCGGCTGGTGATCATGCGGCATGCGAAGTCGGACTGGCCCCTTGGGGTGCCCGATCATGAGCGACCCCTTGCCGAGCGTGGCCACCGGGAGGCCCCCCTCGCCGGAAAATGGCTCCTCAAGCATCACGTGATTCCGGACTTCATCCTGTGTTCGTCTGCCCTCCGGACCCGGCAGACCTGTACTTGGGTGTGCAGCGAGCTGGGGGACAAGGCCCCGACGCCGAAACTCGAGGACGACCTGTACGCCGCGTCCGCGCAGCGGATGTTGACTGTCATCAACCATGTGCCGGAAACCGTCACGACACTCATGATCTTCTCGCACATGCCCGGCGTTCAGGACCTCGCGATGCACTTGGCTTCCCGCGACTCGGACCATGACGCCTACATGGATGCCGCGACGCGTTACCCGACCAGTGCCATGACGGTGATGGAACTCGAAAAGCCGTGGGCTGAACTCGATGGGCAGGATGCCCGCCTGACCCACTTCGCAGTGCCACGCCCAAAGAAGTAG
- a CDS encoding LysR family transcriptional regulator has product MIEIAALRALVAVEQQGSVVAASEAMGFSPSAVSQQIKKLEKQSGVTVLERHGRGVLLTDRGMALAEYGRRILGELEELQATLLADPAKPSGVLRLVGFSTACCGLVGPMLRKLGAAQAVAAGSSAAGSSGLGGSGLEIRVVAEDPREAVQRVATGEADLGVVHNWHSVPLVIPENMIHEDLCLDTADVLLNSAHPLAGRTAVEPSDLVDERWISTPAGAICNEALLAIFAGLGRVPDIRIYDPDFSTHIAMVQQGVAVALVPRLGRPELPAGVVAVPVVNPMQQRQVGIVYRKTMTASPSIRHVVRLLQDVAAELDVS; this is encoded by the coding sequence ATGATTGAGATTGCGGCGCTACGGGCCCTCGTAGCAGTGGAACAGCAAGGCTCGGTGGTGGCGGCATCGGAGGCTATGGGCTTCAGCCCGTCGGCGGTCTCCCAACAGATCAAGAAGCTCGAGAAGCAAAGTGGTGTGACCGTCCTGGAGCGCCACGGACGCGGCGTACTGCTGACCGACCGCGGCATGGCACTGGCCGAGTACGGACGCCGGATCCTGGGCGAGTTGGAAGAACTGCAGGCCACGCTGCTTGCCGACCCCGCGAAGCCGAGCGGAGTGCTTCGGCTCGTCGGGTTCTCGACGGCCTGCTGCGGGCTGGTAGGTCCGATGCTGCGGAAACTTGGCGCGGCCCAGGCTGTTGCCGCCGGATCTTCGGCCGCGGGGAGCTCCGGGCTTGGCGGCTCCGGGCTTGAAATCCGGGTAGTGGCCGAGGACCCGCGCGAGGCGGTCCAAAGGGTCGCAACCGGTGAAGCCGATCTCGGCGTCGTGCACAACTGGCACTCAGTGCCGTTGGTCATTCCGGAGAACATGATCCACGAGGACCTCTGCCTGGACACCGCCGACGTCCTGCTGAACTCAGCGCACCCGCTGGCCGGCCGGACCGCCGTCGAGCCTTCCGATCTGGTGGACGAACGCTGGATCAGCACGCCGGCCGGTGCCATCTGCAATGAGGCGCTGCTGGCGATCTTCGCTGGCCTGGGGCGCGTGCCGGACATCCGCATCTACGACCCCGACTTTTCCACGCACATCGCGATGGTCCAGCAGGGTGTTGCGGTGGCGCTCGTGCCGCGCCTCGGCAGGCCCGAGCTCCCCGCTGGAGTGGTGGCAGTGCCAGTCGTCAATCCGATGCAGCAACGCCAAGTGGGAATCGTATACCGGAAGACCATGACGGCAAGCCCCAGCATCCGCCACGTGGTGCGCTTGCTGCAGGATGTGGCCGCGGAACTCGACGTGAGCTAG
- a CDS encoding winged helix-turn-helix domain-containing protein translates to MSVASGYVHISVRNANKAASNAGLRPGFGNRPAYAQPAPQGGSQAPGYVPQGYNPNSYGQLRAVPANEASPMTAPTPVLAPADRSIRPVANDNVARGFVLYMGIDEDTAAAAGTSIAKLAQEIRAYAQSLVSGAESYAAVAVAPASAPGSALDVVRSTFGDPTVGNRQRAEALRPQPAQEARPSGVLIDLARREVHLDGESLNLTFKEFELLNYLVENGTRTVGRDELLEGLWRNAEEVPNERTIDVHIRRLRSKLGRLANTVRTVRGQGYRFYEHPEVIVWAAPEYSI, encoded by the coding sequence ATGTCAGTTGCATCCGGATACGTCCACATCTCCGTCCGTAACGCCAATAAGGCCGCGTCGAACGCCGGCCTGCGTCCCGGCTTCGGCAACCGCCCGGCCTACGCCCAGCCCGCACCGCAGGGTGGCAGCCAGGCGCCCGGTTACGTCCCCCAGGGCTACAACCCCAACTCCTACGGCCAGCTCCGCGCTGTTCCCGCCAACGAGGCCTCGCCGATGACTGCACCCACGCCGGTCCTGGCTCCAGCGGATCGCTCCATCCGTCCGGTTGCCAACGACAATGTGGCCCGCGGGTTCGTGCTCTACATGGGCATCGACGAAGATACCGCTGCGGCCGCCGGAACGTCCATCGCCAAGCTTGCCCAGGAAATCCGGGCTTACGCACAGTCCCTCGTGTCCGGCGCCGAGAGCTACGCCGCCGTCGCGGTAGCCCCGGCCAGCGCGCCTGGTTCCGCGCTCGACGTCGTCCGCTCGACTTTCGGTGACCCGACCGTCGGCAACCGCCAGCGCGCTGAGGCGCTCCGCCCGCAGCCTGCCCAGGAAGCCCGCCCGTCCGGCGTGTTGATCGACCTCGCCCGTCGTGAGGTACACCTCGATGGCGAATCGCTGAACCTCACGTTCAAGGAATTCGAGCTCCTCAACTACCTCGTCGAGAACGGCACCCGCACCGTGGGTCGCGATGAACTCCTTGAGGGCCTGTGGCGCAACGCCGAAGAGGTCCCCAACGAGCGCACCATCGACGTCCACATCCGGCGCCTCCGCTCCAAGCTCGGCCGCCTCGCAAACACGGTCCGCACCGTACGCGGCCAGGGCTACCGCTTCTACGAGCACCCCGAGGTCATCGTTTGGGCCGCTCCGGAATACTCGATCTAG
- a CDS encoding TetR/AcrR family transcriptional regulator encodes MQEPDVSGLPRPEARGPETPEKKLRPARTNATKQRLFDASMELIGERGAAGVTVDEIAAAAGVSKGTVYYNFGSKSDLIAQLLRHGVDIMLGRLQTIEGLHADPLEAMEAMLGQAMDFMDDYPSFARLWISENWRSPSEWGKLFVELRSELLAVIGAAIEKVATTYPVDTGIARGSLEAAMFGAIFVVGLDRQTYNPERTREQSIAAIMTIMRGYVLR; translated from the coding sequence ATGCAAGAGCCGGACGTCTCCGGGCTCCCAAGACCGGAGGCCCGGGGCCCGGAAACTCCGGAGAAGAAGCTCCGCCCGGCACGCACGAACGCGACCAAGCAGCGACTCTTCGACGCTTCCATGGAGCTGATCGGCGAGCGCGGCGCAGCGGGCGTCACCGTGGACGAGATCGCGGCCGCAGCCGGGGTGTCCAAGGGGACGGTCTACTACAACTTCGGCAGCAAGTCCGATCTGATCGCCCAGTTGCTGCGCCACGGCGTCGACATCATGCTCGGGCGGCTCCAGACCATCGAAGGCTTGCACGCCGATCCGCTCGAGGCCATGGAAGCCATGCTCGGGCAAGCCATGGACTTCATGGACGACTACCCGTCCTTCGCGCGGCTCTGGATCAGCGAGAACTGGCGGTCGCCGAGTGAATGGGGCAAGCTCTTCGTCGAACTCCGCAGCGAGTTGCTGGCCGTGATCGGCGCAGCCATCGAAAAGGTCGCCACCACGTACCCCGTGGACACTGGCATTGCCCGGGGCAGCCTCGAGGCGGCGATGTTCGGAGCGATCTTCGTGGTGGGCCTTGACCGGCAGACGTACAACCCCGAGCGCACCCGCGAACAGAGCATAGCGGCCATTATGACCATCATGCGCGGCTACGTGCTGCGGTAA